Genomic segment of Terriglobales bacterium:
AACAACCCTCTGAGGGCGCCACACCACCGGTCGTGTTAAGCCGTTGAACGTAAGTGGTAGGCGTCATGAGACCGCCGCCCGACGGACCTTGCTGCGAACCAATGGATTGCAGCAGCAAACACGGAATTGAGCCTGCATTCGAACAGCTCGGGTCCGATCCGGCGGGAATGGAAGCCAGGGCTTTGGCCCATACCATGCTGCTGTCGAACGAGCTTTGCCACGTCGGGCTGCCGAATGGCAGCGGGTTCGGTGCATTCTCGTTGGGGCTCGTGTCTGGACTCAGGAAGTGCGTCATTACTTGGACGTTACGTCCCAAGATTTTTACGAACAGTGTCGCTTCCGGTCGGCTAGCATTGACGGTCCAAGACGCACCGGTGCTCGTTGGCAAGCACACGTATCCCTGGGTGCCGACAGCGGCACCTAGGGCGTACAACACGTTTCCTGCCGGAGGAGTAATCGTGGCAGGGGTTTGCGGCGCGGTCAGACTCTGCGCGTTTGCCGGAACGGCCCCAAACACGGCCGATGCCAGAACGAGAGCGGTGGCGATCGCACCTTGGATCGCACAGCCCGTCCGGGGTGTGAACTTTAACTTCAACATCGTCTTCTCCATTTCTGAATGTGTAAGTTCGCGGAGAGAGGACCGGGACTATGAACCCCACAACGCTCTGGACTTGGCTTTCGGTTAAGCACAAGCAGGAGCGAGCATCCTCACCCACAAAGTGCTCCGATCCTGCGTCCGGAACATTCGCAGATCAATAGCGGGAGTCGCAAATGGTCATTGATTCGTATGTTCCCGTATACTGCTGACAATAAAGCACATGCAGGCCTTCTACAGGCCGATGTAGAATGCCTCGTCACCCGGAAAGAAGAATGAGTAGGGGAACCATCAATAACGCTGGGCCGTTCCGGTTCGGGGAAAGCTTCGAACTGGATATCGAGCGG
This window contains:
- a CDS encoding DUF3455 domain-containing protein; amino-acid sequence: MLKLKFTPRTGCAIQGAIATALVLASAVFGAVPANAQSLTAPQTPATITPPAGNVLYALGAAVGTQGYVCLPTSTGASWTVNASRPEATLFVKILGRNVQVMTHFLSPDTSPNENAPNPLPFGSPTWQSSFDSSMVWAKALASIPAGSDPSCSNAGSIPCLLLQSIGSQQGPSGGGLMTPTTYVQRLNTTGGVAPSEGCSTATDVGKQKLVPYTADYYFFRAR